In bacterium, the following are encoded in one genomic region:
- the tatC gene encoding twin-arginine translocase subunit TatC: MRFTDSDKMTETTETQSQDGVELRATFFEHLSELRTRIVWSISFIAVGWVVGYFLEPAAYAWATRPLIQALGKHTPQVQIAYRNFADPFLMQIKVGLFIGIGLAAPLITWQLWLFIAPGLNNNERKGIRFVAPLSVILFAIGVTFGCAILPACLRWFLNYLPRGATLIQDPQVYILFLVKMLLAFGLAFELPVVVLFLAKIGLINAEMMWKYWRQGVVGISVVAMVLTPSNDAVTMLAMAFPMVILYFLSIFLIGRTGKPVSK, encoded by the coding sequence ATGAGATTTACCGACTCAGATAAAATGACTGAGACAACTGAAACGCAGTCCCAAGATGGAGTTGAACTGCGCGCTACGTTTTTCGAGCATCTTAGCGAACTGCGAACTCGGATAGTCTGGTCAATAAGTTTTATAGCCGTCGGTTGGGTAGTTGGGTACTTCCTTGAACCGGCGGCTTATGCTTGGGCTACTCGCCCTCTCATTCAAGCTTTAGGTAAACACACCCCGCAAGTTCAAATTGCCTATCGTAATTTTGCAGACCCCTTCCTGATGCAAATCAAAGTCGGACTTTTTATTGGTATTGGACTTGCCGCGCCGCTGATTACATGGCAGTTGTGGTTATTCATTGCGCCCGGCCTCAATAATAATGAGCGCAAAGGAATTCGTTTTGTGGCGCCTTTGAGCGTCATTCTTTTTGCCATTGGAGTTACTTTCGGTTGCGCCATCTTACCCGCATGCCTTCGATGGTTTCTGAATTATCTCCCACGCGGGGCTACACTTATCCAAGACCCACAGGTCTATATTCTCTTTCTTGTCAAAATGCTGCTTGCATTTGGATTGGCATTTGAACTGCCGGTTGTTGTCTTGTTTCTCGCCAAAATCGGGCTGATTAATGCAGAAATGATGTGGAAATACTGGCGGCAGGGGGTTGTGGGTATTTCAGTTGTGGCAATGGTGCTAACCCCTTCCAATGATGCGGTAACGATGCTGGCAATGGCCTTTCCGATGGTAATACTCTATTTTCTAAGCATCTTCTTGATCGGACGAACGGGTAAGCCGGTATCGAAATAA